In Methanofollis fontis, the following proteins share a genomic window:
- a CDS encoding DNA-methyltransferase, giving the protein MEPVITPYGRFYNQDCVTGARAHLASGSVDLIVTDPPYGIDGDRLHRHYNRDETCVVGGYVEVPAGAYGEFSLDWILEAERVLRPGGSIYIVSGYTNLYHILHALRQTSLREVNHIIWKYNFGVYTRKKYISSHYHILFYEKPGGRRTFNLECRYGANEASDDGGSLNYRDREDVWAINRHYKPGMVKNKNELPTALLGRMIQYSSDEGDLVCDLFLGGCSTARTAIGLNRRTVGFEVSETIFAKRAPALAEITPGDLLASLRQPVIDPLRNQGKRWSRADLERLERRYAELRDGGKTRKASIAVLQQEFGRGRWSLERALKRTGDGR; this is encoded by the coding sequence ATGGAACCGGTGATCACGCCGTACGGCCGATTTTACAACCAGGACTGCGTCACGGGAGCGAGAGCTCATCTGGCCTCCGGGTCGGTGGACCTCATCGTCACCGATCCCCCGTACGGCATCGACGGCGACCGCCTCCACCGCCACTACAACCGGGACGAGACCTGCGTGGTCGGCGGGTATGTCGAGGTGCCGGCCGGGGCCTACGGGGAGTTCAGCCTGGACTGGATCCTCGAGGCCGAGCGGGTTCTGCGCCCCGGCGGTTCGATCTATATTGTCTCGGGCTACACGAACCTCTATCACATCCTCCACGCCCTCCGCCAGACCTCCCTGAGGGAGGTCAACCATATCATCTGGAAATATAATTTCGGGGTTTATACCCGGAAAAAATACATCTCGTCCCATTATCACATCCTCTTCTATGAAAAGCCGGGGGGGCGGCGGACCTTCAACCTGGAGTGCCGCTACGGGGCGAACGAGGCCTCGGACGATGGCGGGTCACTCAATTACCGGGACCGGGAGGACGTCTGGGCGATCAACCGTCATTACAAGCCCGGAATGGTGAAGAACAAAAACGAACTCCCGACGGCCCTGCTCGGCAGGATGATCCAGTACAGCAGCGACGAGGGCGACCTGGTCTGCGACCTCTTTCTGGGCGGGTGCTCGACCGCCCGCACGGCCATCGGGTTGAACCGACGGACGGTCGGATTCGAGGTCTCGGAGACGATCTTTGCCAAACGCGCTCCTGCCCTCGCCGAAATCACGCCCGGGGATCTCCTGGCGTCCCTGCGCCAACCGGTGATCGACCCCCTGAGAAACCAGGGGAAGCGCTGGAGCCGCGCCGACCTGGAACGGCTGGAGCGGCGGTATGCCGAACTCCGGGATGGGGGGAAGACCCGGAAGGCGAGCATCGCCGTTTTGCAGCAGGAGTTCGGACGGGGGCGGTGGTCGTTGGAGCGGGCGCTCAAACGAACCGGGGACGGTCGATGA
- a CDS encoding RecQ family ATP-dependent DNA helicase encodes MKYIPTKHKPCDLFLDRTGDGTAGCQPSTPPPPQYERDLVDATDALLKKYWGYTSFLPHQREIIASVLEGRDTLAVLATGGGKSLCYQLPALALGGLTLVVSPLLSLMKDQVDDLTLRGVPAAACTGSLKPEEREEIRRSLEEDTLRLLFISPEKCMQPAVLASLRRLPVRLIAIDEAHCISEWGHNFRPEYRHLNGLRRHLPHVPIVALTATATPDVREDICRQLGLSGPAVFVGTFNRPEVRYRVLPKSNPTALLLACIREHRNESGIVYCSSREKTEEIAGVLGRYGYRAHAYHAGLDTRTRERVQEDFLRGRVRIVCATVAFGMGVDKPDVRYVVHYDLPGSLECYYQESGRAGRDGRPAECVLFYDPADHERIRSMIDRGGPGGRHRRTALRKLEEMRGYCETAACRRKYLLNYFGEAYAAETCGRCDTCEGPGGRIDGTECARRIIACVEQLPGDPGIDLIADVLRGSKNATVRNNRFDLLPAYNTGREWSRRHYRAIVSDLIGQGYLARSGGRRRGVRLTERSARITEGGERVTVPAEQERREENRKNQQK; translated from the coding sequence ATGAAATATATCCCGACCAAACATAAACCCTGCGATCTGTTCCTGGACCGAACCGGAGACGGCACCGCCGGATGCCAACCTTCAACACCCCCACCCCCCCAGTATGAGAGGGACCTCGTGGACGCCACCGACGCACTCCTGAAAAAATACTGGGGGTATACCTCGTTTCTGCCGCACCAGCGCGAGATCATCGCATCGGTGCTGGAGGGGCGCGACACCCTGGCAGTGCTGGCGACCGGGGGCGGAAAGTCCCTCTGCTACCAGCTCCCCGCCCTGGCCCTGGGCGGTCTCACCCTGGTGGTCTCCCCCCTCCTCTCGCTCATGAAGGACCAGGTCGACGACCTGACCCTGCGGGGGGTGCCGGCCGCCGCCTGCACCGGCTCCCTCAAGCCTGAGGAGAGGGAGGAGATCAGAAGAAGCCTGGAGGAGGACACCCTCAGGCTGCTCTTCATATCGCCGGAGAAATGCATGCAGCCCGCCGTGCTGGCATCCCTCCGCCGCCTCCCGGTCCGCCTCATCGCCATCGACGAAGCGCACTGCATCTCCGAATGGGGGCACAATTTCCGGCCCGAATACCGGCACCTCAACGGGCTGAGACGGCACCTCCCGCATGTCCCCATCGTCGCCCTGACGGCCACCGCCACTCCCGACGTCAGGGAAGACATCTGCCGGCAGCTCGGTCTCTCAGGGCCCGCCGTTTTCGTCGGCACCTTCAACCGCCCTGAGGTCCGCTACCGCGTCCTCCCGAAGAGCAACCCGACGGCCCTGCTCCTGGCATGCATCAGGGAGCACCGGAACGAATCCGGGATCGTCTACTGTTCTTCCCGGGAAAAAACAGAAGAGATCGCCGGAGTCCTGGGCAGATACGGCTACCGGGCGCACGCCTATCATGCCGGCCTCGATACGCGTACCAGGGAGCGGGTGCAGGAGGACTTTCTCCGCGGGCGGGTGCGGATCGTCTGCGCCACCGTCGCCTTCGGGATGGGCGTCGACAAGCCCGACGTCCGCTATGTGGTCCACTACGACCTGCCCGGGAGCCTGGAGTGCTACTACCAGGAGAGCGGGCGTGCAGGACGGGACGGGCGGCCCGCCGAATGCGTCCTCTTCTACGACCCCGCGGACCACGAGAGGATCCGCTCCATGATCGACCGCGGCGGTCCGGGCGGGCGGCACCGGCGCACAGCCCTCCGGAAACTGGAGGAGATGCGAGGGTATTGCGAGACCGCGGCGTGCAGGCGCAAATATCTCCTGAACTATTTCGGCGAGGCATATGCGGCCGAGACCTGCGGGCGGTGCGACACCTGCGAGGGGCCCGGCGGGAGGATCGACGGCACCGAATGCGCCAGACGGATCATCGCCTGCGTGGAGCAGCTGCCCGGAGACCCGGGCATCGACCTGATCGCGGACGTGCTGCGGGGGTCGAAGAACGCAACCGTCCGGAACAACCGCTTCGACCTCCTTCCGGCCTACAATACCGGCAGGGAGTGGAGCAGGCGGCACTACCGTGCGATCGTGTCCGACCTGATCGGGCAGGGCTACCTGGCCCGGAGCGGAGGGAGGAGGCGGGGCGTCCGCCTGACCGAAAGAAGCGCCCGGATCACGGAGGGCGGGGAGCGGGTCACGGTGCCGGCGGAGCAGGAAAGAAGGGAAGAAAACCGGAAAAATCAGCAAAAATAG
- a CDS encoding GNAT family N-acetyltransferase, with translation MTLFPSSSPVNPPGATDAVGTPVIRRSRPDDFEGVYSLYLDVAAIPGGIARSQDEITPDYVVSFLGRSGAAGLSMVALDGDRIVGEVHAARPVLRAFSHMLTDLTICVRPAYQGRGWGRRLFSEFLRVVREDMPDVRRVELFTRQSNRRAIAFYTSLGFCMEGILRGRIAGVDGDLEDDILMGWVRPPPGDDDDRY, from the coding sequence ATGACTCTTTTCCCGTCATCTTCTCCGGTGAACCCCCCAGGGGCGACTGATGCGGTCGGAACGCCGGTGATCCGTCGGTCACGTCCTGACGATTTTGAGGGTGTGTATTCCCTCTACCTGGACGTCGCCGCCATTCCCGGGGGGATCGCACGTTCTCAGGACGAGATCACCCCCGATTATGTGGTGTCGTTTCTCGGGCGGAGCGGCGCCGCCGGTCTCTCGATGGTGGCGCTCGACGGGGACAGGATCGTCGGGGAGGTCCATGCCGCCAGACCCGTTCTACGGGCGTTCTCCCATATGCTCACCGACCTGACCATCTGCGTCCGTCCGGCATATCAGGGGCGGGGATGGGGCCGGCGGCTGTTCAGTGAGTTTCTGAGGGTTGTGCGGGAGGATATGCCGGATGTCCGCCGGGTCGAACTCTTCACCCGGCAGAGCAACCGGCGGGCGATCGCCTTCTACACCTCGCTCGGCTTCTGTATGGAGGGCATACTGCGGGGGCGGATCGCCGGTGTGGACGGGGACCTGGAGGACGACATCCTGATGGGATGGGTGCGCCCGCCGCCGGGGGACGACGACGATAGATATTAG
- a CDS encoding acylphosphatase has product MTVRVHVFVSGRVQGVCYRYAVEDEAGRLGVAGWVQNLPDGRVEAVFEGDEEAVNAMLVFCRQGSRGARVDGIEEMQENPLGESGFSIRS; this is encoded by the coding sequence ATGACGGTCAGGGTGCATGTGTTTGTGAGCGGACGGGTGCAGGGCGTCTGCTACCGGTATGCGGTCGAGGACGAGGCCGGACGGCTCGGTGTCGCCGGATGGGTGCAGAACCTCCCGGACGGGCGGGTGGAGGCGGTCTTCGAGGGGGATGAGGAGGCGGTCAATGCCATGCTCGTGTTCTGCCGCCAGGGTTCCCGCGGTGCACGGGTGGACGGGATCGAGGAGATGCAGGAGAACCCCCTCGGCGAGAGCGGGTTCTCGATCCGCTCGTGA
- a CDS encoding C-GCAxxG-C-C family protein: MSERSERAAASFAGGLNCAQAVAAAFAGDCGIEESVIRRLACGFGGGLSHTDRTCGAVSGGVLVLGLARGTAVVGDREGKERCYVAVREFLDRFSARHGSVDCTPLLGFDLSDPVQIDAARTAGAFSDRCSGYVRDAVEIVEEILEER, translated from the coding sequence ATGTCTGAACGATCCGAACGGGCGGCCGCCTCGTTCGCCGGCGGGCTGAACTGTGCGCAGGCGGTGGCCGCCGCCTTTGCCGGGGATTGTGGCATCGAGGAGTCGGTGATCCGGCGACTGGCGTGCGGCTTTGGTGGCGGGCTTTCCCATACGGACCGGACCTGCGGGGCGGTGAGCGGCGGCGTGCTGGTGCTCGGGCTTGCCCGCGGCACGGCCGTCGTCGGTGACCGGGAGGGGAAGGAACGGTGTTATGTCGCCGTGCGGGAGTTTCTCGATAGGTTTTCCGCCCGCCACGGTTCGGTGGACTGCACCCCCCTGCTGGGCTTCGATCTCTCCGACCCCGTGCAGATCGATGCGGCCCGCACCGCCGGGGCGTTTTCTGATCGGTGCAGCGGGTATGTGCGGGATGCGGTGGAGATCGTTGAGGAGATCCTGGAGGAGCGATGA
- a CDS encoding nitrite/sulfite reductase domain-containing protein, translated as MENGSLRGIRQRDGSYALFLRVPGGVLGPEDLEHIGRVAREHDVPLVKVTSGQRLALIGVSEEDIPAIRADIGCGEGAAAGPGLCFVQACPGSLACPHGVQDALSLALALEEIHRERAFPAKVKIGVSGCPRCCAGSYVRDVGVVGTGSGWTVTFGGNAGGRPRIGDVVAEGLDRSAAVETVACLLDRYEEGARPGERTARFAERCGCGRTAEQDTNRQER; from the coding sequence ATGGAGAACGGATCTCTCCGTGGGATCAGGCAGAGGGACGGTTCGTATGCCCTTTTCCTCCGGGTGCCGGGGGGCGTCCTGGGGCCTGAGGACCTGGAGCATATCGGCAGGGTGGCGCGGGAGCATGACGTGCCGCTTGTGAAGGTGACGTCCGGGCAGCGGCTGGCCCTGATCGGCGTGTCCGAAGAGGACATCCCGGCCATCCGGGCCGATATCGGGTGCGGCGAGGGGGCGGCGGCGGGGCCGGGGCTCTGCTTTGTGCAGGCGTGTCCGGGCAGTCTGGCCTGCCCGCACGGGGTGCAGGATGCCCTCTCCCTGGCCCTCGCCCTGGAGGAGATCCACCGGGAGCGGGCGTTTCCGGCGAAGGTGAAGATCGGGGTCTCCGGCTGCCCCCGCTGTTGCGCCGGGAGTTATGTGCGGGACGTCGGCGTGGTCGGGACCGGATCGGGCTGGACGGTGACCTTTGGAGGGAATGCCGGCGGGCGGCCGCGGATCGGTGATGTGGTCGCCGAGGGGCTGGACCGGTCGGCGGCGGTCGAGACGGTGGCCTGTCTCCTGGACCGCTATGAGGAAGGCGCCCGTCCGGGCGAGCGAACTGCACGCTTTGCCGAACGCTGCGGGTGCGGTCGGACCGCCGAACAGGATACCAACCGGCAGGAGCGATAG
- a CDS encoding 4Fe-4S binding protein: MVVETIPQTVGPVYAMAGILAFAYLWWRGFLSRRRAYPFLAVTAMFGFLIFAPVAPYQLQGIVLGEAGPGVPVGAVAFGLGVMLVLAFVFGRMYCGHFCPVGALQEIASLLPVRKVGRTQKAAPMAVRGVVFALFLVAGLLYSYNLLGALGIRDFFYLVPSVSAALFLVILALSAVVYRPFCRFVCPFGALLAVPSSRSRVRFVRTDLCIECGACERACPVDEAKRGDAKAECYMCGRCMEVCPVEGALVYRRPDE, from the coding sequence ATGGTAGTCGAAACCATCCCGCAGACGGTCGGGCCGGTCTATGCCATGGCCGGTATCCTCGCCTTCGCCTATCTCTGGTGGCGGGGTTTCCTCTCGCGCCGCCGGGCCTATCCTTTTCTGGCCGTAACGGCCATGTTCGGGTTCCTGATCTTCGCCCCGGTCGCCCCCTACCAGCTCCAGGGGATCGTGCTCGGGGAGGCGGGGCCGGGTGTGCCGGTGGGGGCCGTCGCCTTCGGGCTGGGAGTGATGCTCGTCCTCGCCTTTGTATTCGGGCGGATGTACTGCGGGCACTTCTGCCCGGTGGGGGCGCTGCAGGAGATCGCCTCTCTGCTGCCGGTGCGGAAAGTGGGGAGAACACAGAAGGCGGCGCCGATGGCAGTCCGGGGGGTGGTGTTCGCCCTCTTCCTGGTCGCCGGCCTCCTCTATTCCTATAACCTCCTGGGTGCCCTCGGGATCCGGGATTTCTTCTATCTGGTGCCCTCCGTTTCGGCGGCGCTCTTCCTGGTGATCCTGGCCCTCTCGGCGGTCGTCTATCGTCCGTTCTGCCGGTTCGTCTGTCCGTTCGGGGCGCTCCTGGCGGTGCCTTCCTCCCGGTCGAGGGTCCGTTTCGTGCGCACCGACCTCTGCATCGAGTGCGGGGCGTGTGAACGGGCCTGCCCGGTCGACGAGGCGAAGAGGGGTGATGCAAAGGCCGAATGCTATATGTGCGGGCGCTGCATGGAGGTCTGTCCGGTCGAGGGGGCGCTGGTCTATCGCCGTCCGGATGAATAG